A window of Paraburkholderia megapolitana genomic DNA:
GGATCATCGCGGCGACGCACATCGACATGCCGGCTGCTATCGAAAGCGGTCGCTTCCGGGCCGATCTGTTTCATCGTCTGTGCGTGCTGCGCATCGACGAGCCGCCGCTGCGCGCACGCGGTACGGATATTGAGTTGCTCGCGCGACGCATGCTTGATCGCTACCGTTCGGATTCGCAGCGCACGGTGCGCGGTTTCGCGCCGGACGCGATTGCCGCGCTCTATACCTACCCGTGGCCGGGTAATGTTCGCGAGCTGATCAATCGGGTGCGGCGCGCGATCGTCATGTCGGAGCGGCCGTTCATCACGGCGGACGATCTCGATCTCGGCGACTATGCGGATCGCAGTACGGTGTCGCTTGCCGAAGCGCGCGAAGAAGCGGATCGCGACGTGATCCAGATGGCGCTGCTGAGAAATCGCGGCAGCCTGAGCAAGGCAGCAATCGATCTGAGGATTTCACGCGTCACGCTAACGCGATTGCTGCGCGCGCGAGGGATGAGTGCCGCGAACTTCAGGTCGTCGCGCAGCGCGCGTTGACCGTTGGCACGGCGACAAAAGGTGCGGAGAGCGGGCGCCTAGCGGCGCGCTGGCCAGTCGACGGTGAGCGTTTCCAGAGGCCGGGCCTGTACGACCATTCTGCGGCTGCGCAAACCGTAGTCGGCGCAGATCGCGTCGGAGCCGAACAGCTCAGTGGCGATGACGGACAGCACACCGTTCTCGTGCCAGCGCTGAAAATGGCGATGGCAGGTTTGATGCACCGGGTACGTGTTGGGCAGCGCGCTCCACGGCTTGCGATGATGGAGCACCCAGAAGATACCGTTGACGACCTGACGGATATCCGCATGCGGGCGGCCACGACGCGGCGCGCTCGTCTTCATTTCCGGCAGCAGCTGCGCGACGCGCAACCACTCGTCTTCCGTGAGTTCGCGGAACGGCTTTTCGGGCAGCGTAGGGCTCAGTAGTAATGGATTCGACGACATTCGCAGGCTGAAAAAGGCAGACGGAAAAACGCGCTCCAAACCGGCGGCGTGAGTGCGAAGGAATTGAATGCCGAGGCTCACGGTGAAGCGCACGACATGCGGTTCTAGGCTACCGCGAATGCCTGCGAGCAACTGTTAACGATTGACAAATACGCGCTAGCTCGCATTAGTCCGTCGCACTCAATGCCTCTTTCAGCTTCACGAGAAACCGCTCGACGATAGCCGGCAGACGACGATCCTTCATCGTCGTCAACTGCATCTGGCGTTGCTGCAGCAACGGCTCGTCGATGTCCTTCGCGAGCAGCGATGCATCATTACGCATACCGCGTAGCGCAATGCGGCTGCCCAGTGTGATGACGCCGGTCAGTGCGGCAAAGTGATGCATCGCGCTGGAGTTATTGCCGGTCAGCAGCGGTTCGAGATGTCGGCCGCGCGCCGAGCAACACCAGTCGAGCAACTGACGCACCGTCGTACCGCGTTCGAGCACCGCGACCGGGTGCGCAAGCAGATCGTCGAGCGTGAGCCGGTCTTTGTGCGCGAGAGGATGCGTAGGGGGAAGCAGTGCGCAG
This region includes:
- a CDS encoding transposase, which codes for MSSNPLLLSPTLPEKPFRELTEDEWLRVAQLLPEMKTSAPRRGRPHADIRQVVNGIFWVLHHRKPWSALPNTYPVHQTCHRHFQRWHENGVLSVIATELFGSDAICADYGLRSRRMVVQARPLETLTVDWPARR